In Thermococcus sp. JdF3, a genomic segment contains:
- a CDS encoding GNAT family N-acetyltransferase, producing MGIESVENPLELKGELVRFVHRVYRGTNGAYPALEWVEEKPGIDDFEGFREVYEPFLEFRLGKEFDELYVLRDGEGRIIGTVALVYNLEGKALWWVPEEIKGEKTGLIEFFMVDPAYRGRGYGSKLLEFAIGRLKELGREAYVITFPELEAYSYYIKKGFEKVMDYREFVVLKKV from the coding sequence AGGGAGAGCTGGTTCGCTTTGTCCACAGGGTTTATCGGGGCACTAATGGGGCCTACCCCGCACTGGAGTGGGTGGAGGAGAAGCCAGGCATCGATGACTTCGAAGGCTTCAGGGAAGTCTACGAGCCGTTCCTTGAGTTCAGATTGGGGAAAGAGTTCGATGAACTCTACGTGCTAAGGGACGGGGAGGGCAGAATAATCGGCACCGTAGCACTCGTTTACAACCTCGAAGGCAAGGCCCTCTGGTGGGTGCCGGAGGAGATAAAGGGGGAGAAAACCGGGCTCATCGAGTTCTTCATGGTCGATCCAGCGTACAGGGGCAGGGGCTACGGCTCAAAGCTCCTGGAGTTCGCCATAGGAAGACTCAAAGAGCTTGGTAGGGAGGCGTACGTCATAACCTTCCCCGAGCTTGAGGCTTATTCATATTATATAAAAAAGGGCTTCGAAAAGGTGATGGACTACCGTGAGTTCGTGGTGCTCAAGAAGGTGTGA
- a CDS encoding ferritin family protein: MEITDREVFEIAMNAEIRAKEAYEKLASVVKSDIIRDELLFLAREEDRHREIIEKMAEKFIGGRTEPKKIEIGVMGEFKVIAEKMGDVIKRPDLNIDEIYEVAMKAELVSEKLYHELAGYAANENTRLVLEMLADMERNHYNLLRKQYEYITRYPDIYREEFYDQLMKDINFNF; encoded by the coding sequence ATGGAGATAACCGACAGGGAAGTTTTTGAGATTGCAATGAACGCCGAGATAAGGGCCAAGGAGGCCTACGAGAAGCTCGCTTCTGTCGTCAAGAGCGACATTATTCGGGACGAACTGCTGTTTCTGGCGAGGGAGGAGGACAGGCACCGCGAGATAATAGAGAAGATGGCCGAGAAGTTCATCGGCGGCAGGACCGAGCCAAAGAAGATTGAGATAGGGGTGATGGGTGAGTTCAAAGTCATCGCCGAGAAGATGGGCGATGTCATCAAGAGGCCGGACCTAAACATCGACGAGATTTACGAGGTAGCCATGAAGGCGGAACTGGTCAGCGAGAAGCTCTACCACGAGTTAGCCGGCTACGCCGCCAACGAGAACACGCGCCTCGTCCTTGAGATGCTCGCGGACATGGAGCGCAACCACTACAACCTTCTGAGGAAGCAGTACGAGTACATAACCCGCTACCCCGACATCTACCGCGAGGAGTTCTACGACCAGCTGATGAAGGATATAAACTTCAACTTCTGA
- a CDS encoding ATP phosphoribosyltransferase regulatory subunit has translation MRKGLLAESEKLSEISRYLRRTFELWGYREVFLPVIEEYSENLRKGTKFAYNNGFYVIKPDITSQILENIKEPPEKLKLYYISEVLDGGIRGQWQAGVEYIGGDVTKMAAEVLLTVITSLEALGIEEFYIDIGSLKVWEKATEDVKEFRKEIYRALVRRNFEIIERLPISVEKKEELWRLFNFWGKESGYQKLDRIVEAVDDERLFIDFGTVRPLPYYRDVLFEVYSPELGKPLGGGGEYTFKGKPAFGFAFDMGALSRLFRKRGDRNRKKLRGELREVFAGAKRLVRMGIPVEVE, from the coding sequence GTGAGAAAGGGTTTGCTGGCCGAGTCAGAGAAACTGTCGGAGATTAGCAGGTATCTGAGACGAACCTTTGAGCTGTGGGGCTACCGCGAGGTTTTCCTACCGGTTATTGAGGAGTACAGCGAGAACCTGAGGAAGGGGACAAAGTTCGCCTACAACAATGGGTTCTACGTCATAAAACCCGACATAACCTCGCAGATACTGGAGAACATCAAGGAGCCGCCCGAGAAGCTCAAGCTCTACTACATCAGCGAGGTTCTTGACGGAGGGATTAGGGGACAGTGGCAGGCCGGGGTGGAGTACATCGGCGGGGACGTTACGAAGATGGCCGCGGAGGTGCTCCTCACGGTCATAACCTCCCTCGAAGCCCTGGGGATAGAGGAGTTCTACATAGACATCGGAAGTCTGAAGGTCTGGGAAAAGGCCACCGAAGACGTGAAGGAGTTCCGGAAGGAAATCTACAGGGCGCTCGTGAGGAGGAACTTTGAGATAATAGAGCGCCTCCCGATAAGCGTGGAAAAGAAGGAAGAGCTCTGGAGGCTCTTCAACTTCTGGGGAAAGGAGAGCGGTTATCAGAAGCTTGATAGAATAGTCGAGGCGGTTGATGACGAAAGGCTGTTCATAGACTTCGGCACAGTCAGGCCTCTCCCCTACTACCGGGACGTACTCTTCGAGGTGTACTCTCCGGAACTCGGGAAACCCCTCGGAGGAGGCGGGGAGTACACCTTCAAGGGAAAGCCCGCCTTTGGCTTTGCCTTTGATATGGGGGCGCTTTCAAGGCTTTTCAGAAAGAGGGGGGACAGGAACCGGAAAAAGCTGAGAGGGGAACTCAGGGAAGTCTTTGCCGGGGCAAAAAGGCTCGTGAGAATGGGCATCCCGGTGGAGGTGGAGTGA
- the hisG gene encoding ATP phosphoribosyltransferase encodes MRFVLPKGRLLPGSLEILQRAGIELRPPAERRLIERIGSYEVLLARAFDVPVYVEYGIDVGISGSDVVEERGSDVLIPLELPFGKCRLSLAMPAESTVKPEDMDGYRIATKYPGITRRFFEGLDVEVEILKLHGSIELAPKIGIADAIVDIVETGNTLRANGLVEVEKIMDVSALLLVNRIAQKTKFEEINELVWKVKEVIGDGF; translated from the coding sequence ATAAGGTTCGTCCTCCCCAAGGGGCGGCTTCTTCCCGGCTCTCTCGAAATCCTCCAGAGGGCTGGAATCGAGCTGAGGCCCCCAGCAGAGAGGAGGCTCATCGAAAGAATCGGCAGCTATGAGGTTCTCCTTGCAAGGGCCTTTGACGTTCCCGTTTACGTGGAGTACGGAATCGACGTCGGCATCTCCGGGAGCGATGTGGTGGAGGAGCGCGGAAGCGACGTCCTCATACCCCTTGAACTGCCCTTCGGAAAGTGCAGGTTGAGCCTGGCCATGCCGGCTGAGAGCACCGTCAAGCCCGAGGATATGGACGGCTACCGGATAGCCACCAAGTATCCAGGGATAACGAGGCGGTTCTTTGAGGGGCTCGACGTTGAGGTGGAAATCCTGAAGCTCCACGGGAGCATCGAGCTGGCCCCAAAGATAGGGATAGCCGACGCCATCGTGGACATAGTCGAGACCGGAAACACGCTGAGGGCAAACGGTCTGGTCGAGGTGGAGAAGATAATGGACGTCTCCGCCCTGCTACTCGTTAACAGGATAGCCCAGAAAACGAAGTTCGAGGAGATAAACGAACTCGTGTGGAAGGTTAAGGAGGTGATTGGGGATGGATTTTGA
- the hisD gene encoding histidinol dehydrogenase, producing the protein MDFELERYVAGILRDIRERGLEAVREYSLRFDGYAGPFRVTEEEFEEAARSIPRRDRKIILRTVERLWEYHERQMERERLFIKNGSLYGIIYRPVRRIGIYVPGGKPLPSTLMMVAVPAKIAGVKEIAVTIPPKDGKVNPYVLYVAKLLGITEVYKLGGIQAIGAMAYGVGMKKMDKIFGPGNRFVNEAKRQVFGVVGIDSLAGPSEIAVIADETAEKEYVLADLLSQLEHGKDSRAWLLTTSGELAEFCSREGVEVVLCENLEECVRRANEIAPEHLEIITERPMELVDGIENAGAIYLGPYTPVPAADYFLGVNHVLPTGGAAKFSGVLTVRDFLKPISLAGVSREEFLAERELGLRLAEIEGMNYHRRSMEARR; encoded by the coding sequence ATGGATTTTGAGCTTGAGAGATACGTCGCCGGAATACTGCGGGATATTCGGGAGAGAGGGCTTGAAGCGGTTAGGGAGTACTCCCTCAGGTTCGACGGCTACGCCGGCCCGTTCCGTGTGACCGAGGAGGAGTTCGAGGAGGCCGCGCGAAGCATTCCCAGGAGGGACAGGAAGATAATCCTCCGCACCGTTGAACGCCTGTGGGAGTACCACGAGAGGCAGATGGAAAGGGAACGGCTTTTCATCAAAAACGGCTCCCTCTACGGGATAATCTACCGCCCGGTAAGGAGGATAGGAATCTATGTGCCCGGCGGAAAACCGCTCCCCTCGACGCTGATGATGGTGGCAGTTCCAGCAAAAATCGCGGGCGTTAAGGAGATAGCGGTCACAATCCCGCCAAAGGACGGAAAGGTGAATCCCTACGTCCTCTACGTTGCAAAACTGCTCGGCATCACCGAGGTCTACAAGCTCGGTGGAATCCAGGCGATAGGCGCGATGGCCTACGGGGTCGGTATGAAGAAGATGGACAAAATATTCGGCCCCGGAAACAGGTTCGTCAACGAGGCCAAGAGGCAGGTTTTCGGTGTCGTTGGCATAGACAGCCTCGCCGGGCCGTCGGAGATAGCGGTGATAGCGGACGAAACGGCAGAGAAGGAGTACGTTCTGGCGGATTTGCTCAGCCAGCTGGAGCACGGAAAGGACAGCAGAGCCTGGCTCCTCACGACCTCAGGGGAACTCGCGGAGTTCTGCTCCCGGGAGGGGGTAGAGGTCGTCCTCTGCGAAAACTTAGAGGAGTGCGTTAGGAGGGCCAACGAGATAGCGCCGGAGCACCTTGAGATAATCACGGAGAGACCGATGGAGCTCGTCGATGGGATAGAAAACGCCGGGGCGATTTACTTAGGCCCCTACACGCCGGTTCCAGCCGCTGATTACTTCCTCGGCGTCAACCACGTCCTGCCAACCGGAGGGGCGGCGAAGTTCAGCGGCGTCCTAACTGTGAGGGACTTCCTCAAGCCAATAAGCCTTGCAGGGGTGAGCAGAGAGGAGTTCCTCGCGGAGAGGGAGCTGGGGCTGAGGCTGGCCGAGATAGAGGGCATGAACTACCACAGGAGGAGCATGGAGGCGAGGAGATGA
- the hisB gene encoding imidazoleglycerol-phosphate dehydratase HisB produces MRRKTKETDVTVELDSKGSIRTGDKVLDHLLTALFFYMGREAKVEATYDLRHHLWEDVGITLGEELRSKLPGKFARFGSAVMPMDDALVLVAVDISGRPYVSLELSFEEEEEGFEKALVREFLWGLARSLKATVHVKTLSGVNAHHVIEAAFKGLGVALGKAVRESGKLESTKGLLEV; encoded by the coding sequence ATGAGGCGCAAAACCAAAGAGACCGACGTAACGGTCGAGCTTGATTCGAAAGGGAGCATCAGGACGGGCGATAAGGTGCTCGACCACCTCCTCACCGCCCTCTTTTTCTACATGGGGCGGGAGGCGAAAGTAGAGGCCACCTACGACCTCAGGCACCACCTGTGGGAGGACGTCGGGATAACCCTCGGAGAGGAGCTTCGCTCAAAGCTCCCGGGGAAGTTCGCCCGCTTCGGGAGCGCGGTGATGCCTATGGATGATGCCCTCGTGCTGGTCGCTGTTGACATCTCGGGAAGGCCATACGTAAGCCTTGAACTGTCCTTCGAGGAGGAAGAGGAGGGGTTTGAGAAAGCCCTTGTGAGGGAGTTCCTGTGGGGGCTGGCGCGGTCGCTGAAGGCAACGGTCCACGTGAAAACGCTGAGCGGGGTCAATGCCCACCACGTCATCGAGGCGGCATTCAAGGGACTCGGCGTCGCCCTCGGGAAGGCAGTCCGGGAGAGCGGGAAGCTTGAGAGCACGAAGGGCCTGCTGGAGGTGTGA
- the hisH gene encoding imidazole glycerol phosphate synthase subunit HisH, with translation MIAIVDLGIGNLANVKKALGGTITSDPYEIERAEKIVLPGVGNFGAVMDRLEPLRGVILDAINDGKPFLGICLGLQLLFEGSEESPGKPGLGVFRGNVVRFRGVRTPHIGWNQLWLRKECPLFRGIRDGAYFYFVHSYHAVPEEDIVAGVTDYESKGQRVVFTSAVCRDNVYAVQFHPEKSGRNGLTVMRNFRGL, from the coding sequence GTGATAGCGATAGTTGACCTCGGAATAGGGAACCTCGCCAACGTGAAGAAAGCTCTGGGAGGAACCATAACGAGCGACCCCTACGAGATAGAGAGGGCCGAGAAGATAGTACTGCCCGGCGTTGGAAACTTCGGGGCGGTGATGGACAGGCTTGAGCCCCTCAGGGGCGTCATACTCGATGCCATAAACGACGGGAAGCCCTTCCTGGGGATATGCCTCGGCCTTCAGCTGCTCTTCGAGGGGAGCGAGGAAAGCCCGGGGAAGCCCGGTCTGGGGGTCTTCAGAGGGAACGTGGTGAGGTTTCGGGGCGTCAGAACACCTCACATCGGCTGGAACCAGCTCTGGCTCAGAAAGGAGTGCCCCCTCTTCAGGGGCATAAGGGACGGGGCGTACTTCTACTTCGTCCACTCCTACCACGCGGTCCCGGAGGAGGACATCGTTGCGGGCGTTACCGACTACGAGTCAAAGGGGCAGAGAGTCGTCTTCACCTCGGCGGTGTGCAGGGACAACGTTTACGCCGTCCAGTTCCACCCGGAGAAGAGCGGGAGAAACGGGCTTACCGTGATGAGGAACTTCAGGGGGCTTTAG
- the hisA gene encoding 1-(5-phosphoribosyl)-5-((5-phosphoribosylamino)methylideneamino)imidazole-4-carboxamide isomerase: MEVYPAIDLMGGKAVRLYKGRREKVRVYGEPVEIAGRFAELVDKIHIVDLDGAFEGFPRNLDVVREIIEETGLRVQFGGGLRSYEAIAKAYEIGVENAIIGTKALDLRFLERITEEFEGITVSLDSRNGRIAVRGWLESGMPVREAYETLKPYVDRFIYTSVERDGTLTGIEEIERFWQSGEFIYAGGVSSAEDVRKLAKIGFSGVVVGKALYERKLALEELLEVAKCSPSE; this comes from the coding sequence ATGGAGGTTTATCCCGCGATAGACCTTATGGGTGGAAAAGCGGTGAGGCTCTACAAAGGGAGGAGAGAGAAAGTCAGGGTCTACGGCGAGCCGGTTGAGATAGCTGGGCGGTTCGCCGAACTCGTGGACAAAATCCACATAGTTGACCTGGACGGGGCCTTTGAAGGCTTTCCCCGGAACCTCGACGTTGTCAGGGAGATAATCGAGGAGACCGGGCTGAGGGTTCAGTTCGGCGGCGGACTCAGGAGCTATGAAGCCATCGCCAAGGCCTACGAAATCGGCGTGGAGAACGCCATAATAGGCACAAAGGCCCTCGACTTGCGCTTCCTTGAGAGGATAACTGAGGAGTTTGAAGGCATAACGGTCAGCCTCGACTCGCGGAACGGGAGGATAGCCGTGAGGGGCTGGCTTGAGAGTGGAATGCCGGTTAGAGAAGCCTACGAAACGCTGAAACCCTACGTGGACCGCTTTATTTACACCTCCGTTGAGAGGGACGGCACGCTGACGGGAATAGAGGAAATCGAGAGGTTCTGGCAAAGCGGGGAGTTCATCTACGCCGGGGGAGTGTCGAGCGCCGAAGACGTAAGAAAGCTTGCGAAAATCGGCTTTTCGGGGGTCGTGGTCGGAAAGGCCCTGTACGAGAGAAAGCTCGCCCTTGAGGAGCTCCTGGAGGTGGCAAAATGCTCGCCAAGCGAATAA